From Skermanella sp. TT6, a single genomic window includes:
- a CDS encoding chemotaxis protein CheW — MSPPPSAQALAPAPSIPEPPDRRPHLVFRVGGLRAALPLRVVREIVRRPDVLDVPLSPPTVEGLINLRGTVTVLLNMQRLLGQPATPPDDGGRVVVLDSGTPVGLQVDQVAGIVDLSRGQVERTDPADEGDLFSGTVPGDGDESAVSVLALERVLRRVSATRPAAPLAGRSAPAGASAGARPAPEPASGTPAATRMLVSFEADGEEYAVPVSAVDEVVRTQARTVRMPHADGNLLGVVTVRGRLIPLFDLGTLLGLGRPRPRGGEADAARVIVLSFGGMRAGLLVDRAREILRVPPGQIDPVPPLFRQDAGEIEGICRLDQGRRLVSILDPDRLFRSAGARSGLAAHSDQPDADIPEEGMADRAAVTESFVIFRLGTVEYGLPSSCVEQVAAVPDQLTPVPKAPDFIEGVINHRGSVLPVIDQRRRFALSGTAPERSRRIVVTLMGTARAGILVDAVTGVLRIPADAIEPAPDLSAEQVALISRVANLGGRMILLLEPGHLLARHEADQLSGLDGATAAQAPV; from the coding sequence ATGTCCCCGCCCCCCTCCGCACAGGCGCTCGCGCCCGCCCCGTCGATTCCGGAGCCCCCGGACCGCCGGCCGCACCTGGTGTTCCGCGTCGGCGGCCTGCGCGCCGCCCTGCCGCTCCGGGTGGTCCGGGAGATCGTCCGCCGCCCGGACGTGCTGGACGTCCCCTTGAGCCCCCCGACCGTCGAGGGGTTGATCAACCTGCGCGGCACCGTCACCGTCCTGCTCAACATGCAGCGCCTGCTGGGACAGCCCGCCACACCTCCGGACGACGGAGGTCGGGTGGTGGTCCTGGACTCCGGCACGCCCGTCGGGCTCCAGGTCGATCAGGTCGCCGGCATCGTCGACCTGTCCCGCGGGCAGGTCGAACGGACCGACCCGGCCGACGAGGGCGACCTGTTCTCCGGCACGGTCCCGGGGGACGGGGACGAATCGGCCGTCTCGGTGCTGGCGCTCGAACGGGTCCTGCGGCGGGTCTCGGCCACGCGTCCCGCTGCGCCGCTTGCCGGCAGGTCCGCGCCGGCCGGCGCCTCGGCGGGGGCGCGGCCCGCGCCGGAACCGGCCTCGGGAACGCCGGCGGCCACCCGCATGCTGGTCAGCTTCGAAGCCGACGGCGAGGAGTACGCGGTGCCGGTTTCCGCGGTGGACGAGGTGGTCCGCACCCAGGCCAGGACCGTGCGCATGCCCCATGCCGACGGCAACCTGCTGGGCGTCGTCACGGTGCGCGGGCGGCTGATCCCCCTGTTCGACCTGGGAACGCTCCTGGGGCTGGGCCGGCCGCGTCCGCGGGGCGGAGAAGCCGACGCGGCCCGGGTGATCGTCCTGTCGTTCGGCGGGATGCGCGCCGGGCTGCTGGTGGACAGGGCCCGCGAGATCCTGCGCGTGCCCCCCGGCCAGATCGACCCGGTGCCTCCGCTGTTCCGCCAGGATGCCGGGGAGATCGAGGGGATCTGCCGGCTCGACCAGGGCCGCAGGCTCGTTTCCATCCTCGATCCCGACCGCCTGTTCCGGTCGGCGGGAGCGCGGAGCGGCCTCGCGGCCCATTCCGATCAACCTGACGCCGACATCCCGGAGGAAGGCATGGCCGATCGCGCCGCCGTCACGGAGTCCTTCGTGATCTTCCGGCTGGGAACCGTCGAATACGGTCTTCCCTCGTCCTGCGTCGAGCAGGTCGCGGCGGTGCCGGACCAGCTGACCCCGGTCCCGAAGGCGCCGGACTTCATCGAGGGGGTCATCAACCACAGGGGCAGCGTGCTGCCCGTGATCGACCAGCGGCGGCGTTTCGCCTTGTCCGGAACGGCCCCGGAGCGCAGCCGGCGCATCGTCGTCACCCTCATGGGGACGGCCCGTGCCGGGATCCTGGTGGATGCGGTGACCGGCGTCCTCAGGATACCGGCCGATGCGATCGAGCCGGCGCCCGACCTTTCGGCCGAGCAGGTGGCCCTGATCTCCCGCGTGGCCAACCTGGGCGGGAGGATGATCCTGCTGCTCGAGCCCGGGCACCTGCTGGCCCGGCACGAGGCGGACCAGCTCTCCGGTCTCGACGGCGCGACAGCCGCCCAGGCGCCCGTCTGA
- a CDS encoding methyl-accepting chemotaxis protein — MALIKKSTYDNRRPAEQAENATARAGAAKPLPHATPQRARARTFARQQKIAERIAAASMEIASSTSEAASAAEELRRSMEQIAGGAQQASSAAQESLSAIGSIAALLASARTMATASRQRTEALQVLLGETGTQITVSVGGIAAAARRQAATVTLIEELKELASSIGSIVRTVGYIADQTDLLALNAAIEAARAGQAGNGFAVVADEVRALAEVAEKSARDIADLVGEIQTEIASLAEAISATAETSMREVENGTKVVAAIEQVRTDMGELAALSLDMAAASQEAERASVEVQRGAEQIAAAAEEQAAATEESLRSLAEQSLALEQAQLAAQELSLLSDELRQTSDLIRSAEQVASASEELSATVQELSGAAVQIMAAVDQISRGSGQQAAATHQSSTALRQIEAATRRTRASTGGAVERSAAMSALLAEGRRNITSLIDGVGQAVTHTRHSLNRIGSLEQMVRRIEKIVDGINSVSIQTNMLAISGSVEAARSGDAGRGFALVSSDIRSLARDSAENGDRIKDTVRAIQDQVQAVRRELELTLAANEVEVQKNRDIIATFAAVETDMATVRKSNEAIFRDSDVILQAAQQAAAGTQDVAAAAEQASRATAQAATASRQQARGAEDLAAAIEEMASLADELQNSAG, encoded by the coding sequence ATGGCGCTGATCAAGAAATCGACATACGACAACCGGCGCCCCGCCGAGCAGGCGGAGAACGCGACCGCCCGCGCCGGAGCGGCCAAGCCGCTCCCCCACGCCACGCCGCAACGGGCGCGTGCCCGGACCTTTGCGCGCCAGCAGAAGATCGCGGAACGGATCGCCGCCGCCAGCATGGAGATCGCCTCCTCCACGTCCGAGGCCGCCTCCGCGGCGGAAGAGCTCCGCCGCAGCATGGAGCAGATCGCGGGCGGCGCGCAGCAGGCCTCCAGCGCCGCCCAGGAGTCGCTCTCCGCGATCGGCAGCATCGCGGCGCTCCTCGCGAGCGCCCGCACCATGGCGACCGCGTCGCGCCAGAGGACGGAAGCCCTGCAGGTCCTGCTGGGAGAAACCGGCACCCAGATCACCGTCTCGGTCGGCGGCATCGCGGCGGCGGCCCGGCGCCAGGCGGCCACCGTCACGCTGATCGAGGAGCTGAAGGAGCTGGCCTCCAGCATCGGGTCGATCGTCCGTACCGTCGGCTACATCGCCGACCAGACCGACCTGCTGGCGCTCAACGCGGCGATCGAGGCGGCCCGCGCCGGCCAGGCGGGCAATGGCTTCGCCGTCGTCGCGGACGAGGTCCGGGCCCTCGCGGAAGTCGCGGAGAAGAGCGCCAGGGACATCGCCGACCTGGTCGGGGAGATCCAGACGGAGATCGCGTCGCTGGCCGAGGCGATCTCCGCGACGGCCGAAACGTCGATGCGCGAGGTCGAGAACGGCACCAAGGTCGTCGCCGCGATCGAGCAGGTCCGGACGGACATGGGCGAGCTGGCCGCGCTCAGCCTCGACATGGCGGCGGCATCCCAGGAGGCGGAGCGGGCATCGGTGGAGGTCCAGCGCGGCGCCGAGCAGATCGCGGCGGCGGCCGAGGAGCAGGCGGCGGCCACCGAGGAATCCCTGCGCAGCCTGGCCGAGCAGAGCCTCGCCCTGGAGCAGGCCCAGCTGGCCGCGCAGGAGCTGTCCCTGCTGTCCGACGAGCTGCGCCAGACCAGCGACCTGATCCGCAGCGCGGAACAGGTCGCCTCCGCGTCCGAGGAACTGTCCGCGACCGTCCAGGAACTGTCGGGAGCCGCCGTCCAGATCATGGCCGCGGTCGACCAGATCAGCCGGGGCTCGGGGCAGCAGGCCGCCGCGACCCATCAGTCCAGCACGGCGCTCCGCCAGATCGAGGCCGCGACGCGGCGCACCCGCGCCAGCACCGGCGGCGCGGTCGAGCGGTCCGCGGCCATGTCGGCGCTCCTGGCCGAGGGGCGGCGGAACATCACCTCCCTGATCGACGGTGTCGGACAGGCCGTCACCCATACCCGCCACAGCCTGAACCGCATCGGATCGCTCGAACAGATGGTGCGGCGGATCGAGAAGATCGTGGACGGCATCAACTCCGTCTCGATCCAGACCAACATGCTTGCGATCAGCGGCTCGGTGGAAGCCGCGCGCAGCGGCGACGCGGGACGCGGGTTCGCCCTCGTCTCCTCGGACATCCGGAGCCTGGCGCGGGACTCGGCCGAGAACGGCGACCGGATCAAGGATACGGTCCGCGCGATCCAGGACCAGGTCCAGGCGGTCAGGCGCGAACTGGAACTGACGCTGGCCGCCAACGAGGTGGAGGTGCAGAAGAACCGCGACATCATCGCCACCTTCGCCGCCGTGGAGACCGACATGGCGACGGTCCGGAAGAGCAACGAGGCGATATTCCGGGATTCCGACGTCATCCTGCAGGCGGCGCAACAGGCCGCCGCCGGCACGCAGGACGTCGCCGCCGCGGCGGAGCAGGCCAGCCGGGCCACCGCCCAGGCGGCGACCGCATCGCGGCAGCAGGCGCGCGGAGCCGAGGACCTGGCCGCGGCCATCGAGGAAATGGCGTCCCTCGCCGACGAACTCCAGAACTCGGCCGGCTGA
- the nfi gene encoding deoxyribonuclease V (cleaves DNA at apurinic or apyrimidinic sites) codes for MIEPWPTTEAEARVVQEDLRGRVITHDDFPPLRRIAAVDAHYSDSDGMTWAAVAELDPGTLELTRSVLLARPTVFPYVPGYLSFREVPAMAAAVGLLPEPPDLLIVDGQGMAHPRRFGLACHLGVVTGLPAIGVAKSRLVGRYEEPGRRRGSSSPMFHRRELVGVALRTRDGTNPLFVSVGHRVSLPTAVDLVLRFAPKWRLPEPIRLADAISRMHR; via the coding sequence ATGATCGAACCCTGGCCGACCACCGAGGCCGAGGCCCGCGTCGTGCAGGAAGACCTGCGCGGCCGCGTCATCACCCATGACGATTTCCCCCCGCTCCGCCGCATCGCGGCCGTCGACGCGCATTACAGCGACTCCGACGGCATGACCTGGGCGGCGGTGGCCGAACTCGACCCCGGGACGCTGGAACTGACCAGGTCCGTCCTGCTGGCCCGGCCGACGGTCTTCCCCTACGTGCCGGGATACCTGTCGTTCCGGGAGGTTCCGGCCATGGCGGCGGCGGTCGGCCTGCTGCCCGAACCACCGGACCTCCTGATCGTCGACGGGCAGGGCATGGCTCATCCACGGCGTTTCGGGCTCGCCTGCCACCTGGGCGTGGTGACGGGGCTGCCGGCGATCGGCGTCGCCAAGTCGCGGCTGGTCGGCCGCTACGAGGAGCCGGGCCGCCGGCGCGGCTCCTCCTCGCCCATGTTCCACCGACGGGAGCTGGTCGGGGTGGCGCTGCGCACCCGTGACGGCACCAATCCGCTCTTCGTGTCCGTCGGTCACCGGGTAAGCCTGCCCACCGCCGTGGACCTGGTGCTCCGCTTCGCGCCGAAATGGCGCCTGCCGGAGCCGATCCGCCTCGCCGACGCCATCTCGCGCATGCACCGCTGA
- a CDS encoding Na/Pi cotransporter family protein, with amino-acid sequence MPATHALMELLGEVALLLWGVHMVRSGVLRAFGGDLRRLLGRALRNRLAACLAGIGVTLALQSSTATAFMTTSFLGAGLIGLVPALAVMLGANVGTALVAWALSFDITIVYPVLIFAGLVVFRTGTRTRSRNLGRIVIGLGFVLLSLHLLVETIVPTGVSPEAKDLIAALTREPLPVLAAAALIAWAMHSSVAAILVIASLAGTGLVTPFAALVMVLGANLGSALNPLLAAASGERGALRLPVGNIANRIIGCLLVLPLLPVLADHPLLARHDPAWLAVTFHLVFNLALAALFIPALSLQARLLERILPDRPLPEDAGSARYLDPRSLDAPRVALANAAREAFRMADTVEEMLRGSRELLRRDDYRLLDELRRKDDVLDRLHGALKRFLSELGQRELGAEECSRLAQVQTVALNLEHAGDIIDKGVLDLAAKRMRRRLCLTEQQVEEAEAMHDHLLAQLRLAVAVFMGEDLQSALRLVEGKERFRDLERAAAENEFAHPPETGLPAETSGLHLDAVRDLKRIDAHFAAIAHPLLERNNLLRPSRLIRLPRAGKAGQA; translated from the coding sequence ATGCCCGCTACCCATGCGTTGATGGAGCTTCTGGGCGAGGTGGCGCTCCTGCTCTGGGGCGTCCACATGGTGCGGAGCGGCGTGTTGCGTGCCTTCGGCGGCGACCTCCGCCGCCTGCTCGGCCGGGCGCTGCGGAACCGTCTCGCCGCCTGCCTCGCCGGGATCGGCGTCACGCTGGCGCTCCAGAGCAGCACCGCCACGGCCTTCATGACGACCTCCTTCCTGGGCGCGGGACTGATCGGGCTGGTCCCCGCGCTGGCCGTGATGCTGGGCGCCAACGTTGGCACCGCGCTGGTCGCCTGGGCCCTCTCGTTCGACATCACCATCGTCTATCCCGTGCTGATCTTCGCCGGGCTCGTCGTCTTCAGGACGGGAACCCGGACGCGCAGCCGGAACCTGGGCCGGATCGTCATCGGCCTGGGATTCGTCCTGCTGTCCCTGCATCTGCTGGTCGAGACCATCGTGCCGACCGGCGTCTCGCCCGAGGCGAAGGACCTGATCGCCGCCCTGACCCGGGAGCCGCTTCCCGTGCTGGCCGCCGCGGCGCTGATCGCCTGGGCGATGCACTCCAGCGTCGCCGCCATCCTGGTGATCGCCTCGCTGGCCGGGACCGGGCTCGTCACTCCTTTCGCCGCCCTGGTCATGGTGCTCGGCGCGAACCTCGGCAGCGCGCTGAATCCCCTGCTGGCCGCGGCATCGGGCGAGCGCGGCGCGCTGCGCCTGCCGGTCGGCAACATCGCCAACCGGATCATCGGCTGCCTCCTCGTCCTGCCCCTGCTGCCCGTCCTTGCGGACCATCCGCTTCTGGCGCGCCACGATCCCGCCTGGCTCGCGGTGACTTTCCATCTCGTGTTCAACCTGGCGCTGGCGGCCCTCTTCATCCCTGCCTTGTCGCTGCAGGCCAGGCTGTTGGAACGGATCCTGCCGGACCGGCCGCTGCCCGAGGATGCCGGAAGCGCCCGATACCTGGACCCCCGTTCGCTCGACGCGCCGCGCGTGGCGCTGGCCAACGCCGCCCGGGAAGCCTTCCGCATGGCCGACACCGTCGAGGAGATGCTGAGGGGATCGCGGGAGCTGCTGCGCCGCGACGACTACCGGCTGCTCGACGAGCTGCGGCGCAAGGACGATGTCCTCGACCGGCTGCACGGGGCGCTGAAGCGTTTCCTGTCGGAACTCGGCCAGCGCGAGCTCGGCGCCGAGGAGTGCTCGCGGCTGGCCCAGGTTCAGACCGTCGCCCTCAACCTGGAGCATGCCGGCGACATCATCGACAAGGGGGTCCTGGACCTCGCAGCCAAGCGCATGCGCCGCCGCCTGTGCCTGACCGAACAGCAGGTCGAGGAAGCGGAGGCCATGCACGACCACCTGCTGGCGCAGCTCCGGCTGGCGGTGGCCGTCTTCATGGGCGAGGACCTGCAATCGGCCCTGAGGCTCGTCGAGGGGAAGGAAAGGTTCCGCGACCTGGAGCGGGCGGCCGCCGAGAACGAGTTCGCCCATCCGCCGGAAACGGGGCTTCCGGCCGAGACGAGCGGCCTGCACCTCGACGCGGTGCGCGACCTGAAACGGATCGATGCCCATTTCGCCGCGATCGCCCATCCCCTGCTGGAGCGAAACAACCTGCTGCGGCCGTCGCGCCTGATCCGGCTTCCGCGGGCCGGCAAGGCGGGACAGGCGTAG
- a CDS encoding GlxA family transcriptional regulator → MDDASTFLPVQGLNAMPSVNSAYFLDRPGRDIAFLLFPKFSMLAFTCAVEPLRVANQMMGRACYRWSTVSAGGDTVMASNGMTLVPDRRLEEVGAPGMVILCAGFDPQDSFSDTLAPPLRRLDRQGTILGAIDSGSLLLARTGLLDGHAATTHWECLDSLAEQYPRVDVQPSIFVIDRRRLTCAGGTAALDMMLHLIRIDCGHRVAVGVSEQFIHPTIREAGSSQRADVPQRLGVCHPKLAAAVRIMERNLEEPLALQALAERAGLSLRQMERLFHGALGQSPTSYYLWLRVERARSLVLYSDHSLAEIAVACGFGSYEGFSRTYRRHAGASPSRDRATARLQPAPAATTVRMGT, encoded by the coding sequence ATGGACGATGCTTCGACCTTTCTTCCGGTTCAGGGCCTGAACGCGATGCCGTCCGTCAACAGTGCGTACTTCCTCGACCGGCCCGGCCGGGACATCGCCTTCCTGCTGTTTCCCAAGTTCTCGATGCTGGCCTTCACCTGCGCGGTGGAGCCGCTGAGGGTCGCCAACCAGATGATGGGACGGGCCTGCTACCGTTGGAGCACGGTTTCGGCGGGGGGCGATACGGTGATGGCGAGCAACGGCATGACCCTCGTGCCCGACAGGCGGCTGGAGGAGGTCGGCGCGCCCGGCATGGTGATCCTGTGCGCCGGCTTCGATCCTCAGGACTCCTTCAGCGACACCCTGGCCCCTCCGCTTCGCCGTCTCGACCGGCAGGGCACCATCCTGGGCGCCATCGACAGCGGAAGCCTTCTGCTGGCCCGCACCGGCCTGCTCGACGGGCATGCCGCCACGACCCATTGGGAGTGCCTGGACAGTCTTGCCGAACAGTACCCCCGGGTGGACGTCCAGCCGTCGATATTCGTCATCGACCGCAGGCGGCTGACCTGCGCCGGCGGAACGGCGGCCCTGGACATGATGCTACACCTGATCCGCATCGATTGCGGCCACCGCGTCGCCGTCGGCGTCTCCGAGCAGTTCATCCATCCCACCATCCGGGAGGCCGGGTCCAGCCAGCGGGCGGACGTGCCCCAGCGGCTCGGGGTCTGCCATCCCAAGCTGGCCGCCGCCGTCCGGATCATGGAGCGGAACCTGGAGGAACCGCTGGCGCTCCAGGCGCTGGCCGAACGGGCGGGGCTGTCGCTCCGGCAGATGGAGCGGCTGTTCCATGGAGCACTCGGCCAGTCGCCCACCAGCTATTATCTCTGGCTGAGGGTCGAGCGGGCGCGGTCGCTGGTGCTGTACTCCGACCATTCCCTGGCGGAGATCGCGGTCGCCTGCGGCTTCGGCAGCTACGAGGGTTTCTCCCGGACATACCGGCGCCATGCCGGAGCCAGTCCCAGCAGGGACAGGGCGACGGCCCGGCTCCAGCCGGCGCCCGCCGCCACGACGGTCAGGATGGGAACCTGA
- a CDS encoding alpha/beta hydrolase fold domain-containing protein, producing the protein MPPDRFAPGVAEALRIAAARAPAAGEGIAAMRSAYETERSWWNRPVIDLHSAADAVLELEDGPVGIRVYRPDAGESLPALVFLHGGGFVVGSLESHDRIMRQLCRRSGAIVVGLDYPLSPEHRYPAALDTVEQAFVALAEGLAVPGIDPGRLGIGGDSAGAHLALAAALRLRDRRPDTVRFMLLYYGLYGLKESESRRRFADPVYGLPPDELRFYESSYLGSEASPDGEAMDLLASDLAGLPPAFIGAAALDPLLDDSLALADALRQAGGRAELRVYDGVPHGFLHWSRLVPTAAQALEDGARAVAASPFRFPS; encoded by the coding sequence TTGCCTCCTGACCGGTTCGCCCCCGGGGTCGCCGAGGCGCTGCGGATCGCCGCGGCGCGCGCGCCCGCCGCGGGCGAGGGGATCGCGGCGATGCGCAGCGCCTACGAGACGGAACGGTCCTGGTGGAACCGGCCGGTCATCGACCTGCATTCCGCAGCCGACGCGGTCCTGGAACTGGAGGACGGCCCGGTCGGAATCCGGGTGTACCGCCCGGATGCCGGCGAGTCCCTGCCGGCGCTGGTGTTCCTCCACGGCGGCGGCTTCGTCGTCGGCTCGCTGGAGTCCCACGACCGGATCATGCGGCAGCTGTGCCGCCGGTCCGGAGCAATCGTCGTCGGGCTGGACTACCCGCTCTCCCCGGAGCATCGCTATCCGGCGGCGCTCGACACGGTGGAACAGGCCTTCGTCGCCCTCGCGGAAGGTCTGGCCGTTCCCGGCATCGATCCCGGCCGGCTGGGGATCGGCGGGGATTCCGCCGGCGCCCACCTGGCGCTCGCCGCGGCGCTCCGCCTCCGGGACCGGCGGCCGGACACCGTCAGGTTCATGCTGCTCTATTACGGCCTCTACGGGCTGAAGGAGTCGGAGTCCCGGCGGCGCTTCGCCGACCCGGTCTACGGACTGCCCCCCGACGAGCTTCGGTTCTACGAGTCCAGCTACCTGGGCTCCGAAGCGTCCCCCGACGGGGAAGCGATGGACCTCCTGGCGTCCGACCTCGCCGGCCTGCCACCCGCCTTCATCGGGGCGGCGGCGCTGGATCCCCTGCTCGACGACAGCCTCGCCCTGGCCGATGCCCTGCGGCAGGCGGGCGGCCGTGCCGAGCTGCGCGTCTACGACGGCGTCCCCCACGGCTTCCTCCATTGGAGCCGGCTGGTCCCGACAGCCGCCCAGGCGCTGGAGGACGGAGCGCGCGCCGTCGCGGCCTCGCCCTTCAGGTTCCCATCCTGA
- the choX gene encoding choline ABC transporter substrate-binding protein — MPPRTARLMAAAGIALCGLSFWPAAAPAAEPAECRTVRMSDPGWTDITATTTTASVILAALGYQPSVVNLSVAVSIEGLRSKNIDAFLGNWMPAQEEMTRKYIDGGQIDVAAVNLEGATTTLAVNKAAADAGVKTFADLDKNAEKFKRTINSIEPGSSANAKIQKMIEDDAYGLGDWKLVESSEAAMLASVDRAVRRDEWAVFLGWAPHPMNVKLPMGYLDGGEEYFGPNRGSATVRTLTRAGLDEACPNLGTFLKQLVFSVPMENEMMVMILNDRMDPKEAVETWMRKNPQVLDSWLAGVTALDGKPGLPAVKSALGIAS, encoded by the coding sequence ATGCCTCCGAGAACCGCCCGCCTGATGGCCGCCGCCGGCATCGCCCTGTGCGGCCTTTCCTTCTGGCCCGCCGCGGCCCCGGCCGCCGAGCCCGCCGAATGCAGGACGGTCAGGATGTCCGATCCGGGCTGGACCGACATCACCGCCACGACCACCACGGCCTCGGTCATCCTGGCCGCCCTGGGATACCAGCCCAGCGTCGTGAACCTGTCGGTCGCCGTCTCGATCGAGGGGCTTCGGTCCAAGAACATCGACGCCTTCCTCGGCAACTGGATGCCGGCACAGGAGGAGATGACCCGGAAATACATCGATGGCGGCCAGATCGACGTCGCGGCGGTCAATCTCGAAGGCGCCACGACGACGTTGGCGGTCAACAAGGCGGCGGCGGACGCCGGCGTGAAGACCTTCGCCGATCTCGACAAGAATGCCGAAAAGTTCAAACGCACCATCAACAGCATCGAGCCGGGATCGTCGGCCAATGCGAAGATCCAGAAGATGATCGAGGACGACGCCTACGGGCTGGGCGACTGGAAGCTGGTCGAATCCAGCGAGGCGGCGATGCTGGCCTCGGTCGACCGGGCCGTCCGCCGCGACGAATGGGCGGTGTTCCTGGGCTGGGCGCCCCATCCGATGAACGTCAAGCTGCCGATGGGCTATCTGGACGGCGGCGAGGAGTATTTCGGACCCAACCGCGGCAGTGCCACGGTCCGGACCCTGACCAGGGCCGGGCTGGATGAGGCCTGCCCCAACCTCGGCACGTTCCTGAAGCAGCTCGTGTTCTCCGTCCCGATGGAAAACGAGATGATGGTCATGATCCTGAACGACCGGATGGATCCCAAGGAGGCGGTCGAGACGTGGATGCGGAAGAATCCGCAGGTGCTGGATTCCTGGCTGGCCGGGGTGACCGCCCTGGACGGCAAGCCCGGCCTGCCCGCCGTCAAGTCGGCCCTCGGCATTGCCTCCTGA
- a CDS encoding thioesterase family protein: MNGTAPLRLHRARVVPEWIDYNGHLSEAYYVLIFGHATDALLDAIGMDGDFRTRTGRSVYTVDARIRYLGEVACGEEVEIRTWVCGADAKRMLVHHAMHRAGCDEPAARTELVLLSVAKPGPRAAPFDPAVFRTIRSLAEAGGASCPVLPDRWVPPSPQRNQEQGD; the protein is encoded by the coding sequence ATGAACGGCACGGCGCCGCTGCGCCTCCACCGCGCCCGCGTGGTTCCGGAATGGATCGATTACAACGGCCACCTCAGCGAAGCCTACTATGTGCTGATCTTCGGCCATGCGACGGATGCCCTGCTGGACGCCATCGGCATGGACGGGGACTTCCGGACCCGCACCGGGCGATCCGTCTACACGGTGGATGCCCGCATCCGTTATCTCGGCGAGGTCGCCTGCGGCGAGGAGGTGGAGATCCGCACCTGGGTCTGCGGGGCCGATGCGAAGCGCATGCTGGTCCATCACGCCATGCACCGTGCCGGATGCGACGAGCCGGCGGCGCGGACGGAGCTGGTCCTGCTCTCCGTGGCGAAGCCCGGGCCGCGCGCGGCCCCGTTCGATCCCGCGGTGTTCCGCACCATCCGGTCTCTCGCGGAAGCCGGCGGCGCCAGCTGCCCCGTCCTCCCGGACCGCTGGGTTCCGCCTTCACCTCAACGCAACCAAGAACAGGGAGATTGA
- a CDS encoding L-carnitine dehydrogenase, producing MTQSFPIRTLGLVGGGVIGSGWAARALAHGLDVVAFDPAPGAEDALRAAVANAWPALERTGLAQGAGRDRLRFARSVAEVAAEADFVQENAPEREDLKRRLLAEIDAGCAPGTVIASSSSGLLPSRIQADCRHPERVVIGHPFNPVYLLPLVEIVPGELTSRDVVERAAGFYRSIGMRPLKIRKEIEGYLSDRLQEAMWREALHLVDQGVATTEDIDDAIIYGPGLRYAFMGTCLTFHLAGGEGGMAHMLDQFGPALKLPWTKLEAPELTRELHDRMVEGTAVQADGRTVKELERWRDDCLVRLIEVLAPLRHERRAESADPVAP from the coding sequence ATGACCCAATCCTTTCCCATCCGCACGCTCGGTCTGGTCGGCGGCGGCGTCATCGGCAGCGGCTGGGCGGCCCGCGCCCTCGCCCATGGGCTCGACGTGGTCGCCTTCGACCCGGCGCCCGGGGCCGAGGACGCCCTGCGGGCCGCCGTCGCGAATGCCTGGCCGGCCCTGGAACGCACGGGCCTTGCCCAGGGCGCAGGCCGGGACCGGCTACGCTTCGCCCGTTCCGTCGCGGAAGTCGCCGCGGAAGCCGACTTCGTCCAGGAGAACGCGCCCGAGCGCGAGGACCTGAAGCGCAGGCTGCTGGCGGAGATCGACGCGGGCTGCGCTCCCGGCACCGTCATCGCGTCCAGCTCGTCCGGGCTGCTGCCGTCCCGGATCCAGGCGGATTGCCGGCATCCCGAAAGGGTGGTGATCGGCCATCCGTTCAATCCGGTCTATCTGCTGCCGCTGGTCGAGATCGTGCCCGGCGAGCTTACGTCCCGCGATGTCGTGGAACGGGCGGCAGGATTCTACCGCTCCATCGGCATGCGGCCGCTGAAGATCCGCAAGGAGATCGAGGGTTACCTGTCCGACCGCCTCCAGGAGGCGATGTGGCGCGAGGCGCTCCACCTGGTCGACCAGGGCGTCGCCACCACCGAGGATATCGACGACGCGATCATCTACGGTCCGGGCCTGCGCTACGCCTTCATGGGGACCTGCCTGACCTTCCACCTGGCCGGCGGCGAGGGCGGCATGGCCCACATGCTGGACCAGTTCGGCCCGGCGCTGAAGCTGCCCTGGACGAAGCTGGAGGCCCCGGAGCTGACGCGGGAGCTCCACGACCGGATGGTGGAGGGAACGGCGGTCCAGGCCGACGGCCGGACCGTCAAGGAACTGGAGCGCTGGCGGGACGACTGCCTGGTCCGGCTGATCGAGGTCCTTGCCCCGCTGCGGCACGAGCGCCGGGCGGAGTCCGCGGATCCGGTAGCGCCATGA